The following are from one region of the Bacillota bacterium genome:
- a CDS encoding monomethylamine:corrinoid methyltransferase, with product MASLKRIVEMLQRAKEGPACTEKEWERKIIPETNRKYLKKYGLEHHYNPNTPVNQDLALADRFFEAGLEMAAELGLLCTSTETIIKVSKEEILQALRDAPDHLVLGEGRDQVTMRARTPEDKNPPIFAGPLCIQVSEDLFVPISEGIFKSRKVRIQEGPSIDTVFGKPVYSGSPFETAVGVREVQLKQEAMWRVGRPGLPQMGIGSSTTEYGNLGAFHLQNSPSNRAIAIILNPSELKTNFTSFHKAIHAIGCDAYLDCGGAYAMIGGFSGSPEGCVLTNIATDLLMFTILQSDVAASAIYDMRYDSSCSRHALWANTVATQAEARHTHMMLYKLINQLAGPCTEEILYTSAAGTIATAVSGVAFQIGPRTAGGRFKNYLTPLEHWFMAEVFEASAELSLEKANEIVSYLLSTYEAGLKDPPEGKSFMECFDVKTLAPSKEWVDIADKVAGDLCAHGLPMGDPVVTRA from the coding sequence ATGGCTTCCCTGAAGAGGATAGTTGAAATGCTCCAGAGGGCCAAAGAGGGGCCTGCCTGCACGGAAAAGGAATGGGAACGCAAGATAATCCCGGAAACGAACCGGAAGTACCTGAAGAAGTACGGGCTTGAGCATCACTACAATCCTAATACCCCCGTCAACCAGGACCTGGCGCTGGCGGACCGGTTCTTCGAGGCCGGCTTGGAGATGGCAGCGGAACTTGGGTTACTCTGTACCAGCACTGAGACGATAATCAAGGTCTCGAAAGAGGAGATACTCCAGGCGCTCCGCGATGCCCCGGACCACCTGGTGCTGGGTGAGGGCAGGGACCAGGTGACAATGCGAGCCAGGACACCTGAGGACAAGAACCCGCCCATCTTTGCGGGCCCCTTGTGCATACAGGTTTCCGAGGACCTGTTCGTTCCCATCTCCGAGGGTATCTTCAAGAGCAGGAAGGTACGGATCCAGGAGGGTCCTTCCATAGATACGGTGTTCGGGAAGCCCGTCTACTCCGGCTCCCCGTTCGAGACGGCTGTCGGCGTGAGGGAGGTCCAGCTGAAGCAGGAGGCCATGTGGCGTGTAGGGCGTCCCGGGCTACCCCAGATGGGTATCGGCTCAAGCACAACTGAGTACGGCAACCTGGGGGCGTTCCACCTCCAGAATTCGCCGAGCAACCGGGCCATAGCCATCATCCTGAACCCCTCGGAGCTGAAAACCAACTTCACCTCGTTCCACAAGGCCATCCATGCCATCGGCTGTGACGCCTATCTCGACTGCGGCGGGGCCTATGCCATGATAGGCGGGTTCAGCGGTTCTCCGGAGGGATGCGTCCTTACCAACATCGCCACTGACCTTCTCATGTTCACGATCCTCCAGTCGGATGTGGCGGCCAGTGCCATCTATGACATGCGCTATGACTCCAGCTGCTCCCGTCACGCGCTGTGGGCAAACACCGTGGCGACCCAGGCGGAGGCCCGTCATACCCACATGATGCTCTACAAGCTCATCAACCAACTGGCCGGGCCCTGCACTGAGGAAATCCTCTACACATCCGCCGCAGGGACCATAGCAACCGCTGTGTCCGGTGTGGCCTTCCAGATAGGTCCGCGGACGGCAGGCGGGCGGTTCAAGAACTACCTCACGCCGCTGGAGCACTGGTTCATGGCTGAGGTGTTCGAGGCCAGCGCCGAATTGTCTCTGGAGAAGGCCAATGAGATTGTCTCTTACCTGCTCAGCACGTACGAGGCGGGGCTAAAGGATCCACCTGAGGGTAAGAGCTTCATGGAGTGTTTCGACGTGAAGACACTGGCACCCAGCAAAGAGTGGGTCGACATAGCGGACAAGGTTGCCGGTGACCTGTGCGCCCACGGCCTGCCCATGGGTGACCCAGTGGTGACCCGGGCGTAG